The following are from one region of the Pseudobacteriovorax antillogorgiicola genome:
- a CDS encoding sensor histidine kinase → MGSHVPKFLDIFIHNRNKADPIRSTKSRVLVGVNLAGILCFLVLDTIVLGEVPLLFDIAFGAIVLNLFLFRWLGSVTVSTFFAMTFVQAINSYWFYTSLLEIGVLNIQMAWALLIVASAPLVGGVALAIYVTALSLGFANFFAFQFIAKQSLEEQFFSKAMLLEWNIVVVMVFCVTVIFERILSRQMRETVIAKEALEIQKQNALQSSKLAALGEMAGGIAHEVNNPLAIIYGNAGIVRRKLLELKIPDAEKLAKRLEKITSTVDRIKLIIDTMRKLSRQEFEDSDKHPHDLGEIINDVIILYAEKLKSRDYRLELQLDEGLIAMCSQVLMGQIFINLLNNAIDALDDNRQSDSWIKIEGKVILGSLIEVRVSNAGPKIPSVVAEKIMNPFFTTKRIGEGTGLGLSISTSIAKQHDGNLQLDQSQGYVCFCLRLPLHTKIRPEQSVRYGKAS, encoded by the coding sequence ATGGGATCTCACGTACCAAAATTTTTGGATATCTTTATCCATAATCGCAATAAAGCGGATCCGATTCGCTCGACGAAATCTCGGGTATTGGTGGGGGTGAATCTCGCGGGGATCTTGTGTTTCTTGGTTCTCGACACGATTGTCCTAGGCGAGGTTCCACTGTTATTTGATATTGCCTTCGGCGCGATAGTCCTGAATCTCTTCTTATTTCGTTGGCTGGGGAGTGTTACGGTATCTACGTTCTTTGCTATGACCTTTGTGCAAGCAATAAACTCTTATTGGTTCTACACATCTCTTCTCGAAATAGGAGTGTTAAATATCCAAATGGCTTGGGCGCTTCTAATCGTGGCGTCTGCCCCGCTGGTTGGTGGTGTTGCACTGGCAATCTATGTCACAGCCCTGTCCTTAGGGTTTGCTAATTTCTTTGCCTTTCAATTTATCGCTAAGCAATCTTTAGAGGAACAGTTTTTTTCTAAGGCCATGCTTCTTGAGTGGAATATCGTTGTAGTGATGGTCTTTTGCGTGACGGTCATTTTCGAAAGAATTCTGTCACGGCAGATGAGGGAAACTGTCATTGCCAAGGAAGCGTTGGAGATTCAAAAGCAAAACGCTTTACAGTCTTCAAAACTAGCTGCTTTAGGCGAGATGGCCGGTGGGATTGCCCATGAAGTGAATAATCCCCTAGCGATTATCTATGGCAATGCTGGCATTGTGCGTCGCAAATTGCTAGAGCTTAAGATTCCTGATGCCGAAAAACTGGCCAAAAGGCTAGAGAAAATAACGAGTACGGTGGATCGAATCAAGCTTATCATAGATACAATGAGAAAGCTTTCACGTCAGGAATTTGAAGACAGTGACAAACATCCCCATGACTTGGGCGAGATTATCAATGATGTAATCATCCTGTATGCCGAAAAACTCAAGAGCCGCGACTACCGATTAGAATTGCAGCTCGACGAGGGATTGATTGCTATGTGTAGTCAAGTGCTCATGGGGCAAATCTTCATCAATTTATTAAACAACGCCATTGATGCGCTTGATGACAATAGACAGAGTGATAGCTGGATTAAGATAGAAGGTAAAGTGATCTTGGGGTCGTTGATCGAAGTGAGAGTTAGCAATGCCGGTCCCAAAATTCCCTCTGTCGTTGCTGAAAAAATTATGAATCCATTTTTTACTACGAAGAGAATTGGAGAAGGCACAGGGCTTGGCCTAAGCATATCAACAAGTATTGCTAAACAGCATGACGGTAACCTACAGCTCGATCAAAGTCAGGGTTACGTGTGCTTCTGCTTGCGTTTACCTCTTCATACCAAGATTCGACCTGAGCAGTCTGTACGTTACGGCAAAGCGTCTTAG